One window from the genome of Yarrowia lipolytica chromosome 1B, complete sequence encodes:
- a CDS encoding uncharacterized protein (Compare to YALI0B20350g, weakly similar to uniprot|Q9P8F7 Yarrowia lipolytica Triacylglycerol lipase precursor (EC 3.1.1.3)) — protein MIVLLLLLSVALSSPIMLDRFGDSVNRMIRGNSEAYESGETRGVSQEFEQRLVRYMWFNNVAPCVPKKLQHPFKCIARGCKELGKHTELVDIFTHSDNLFDRTISGFVALDHKHKEIVLALRGTQDAHDWVTDLHLRLVGLHPEHLGVSNFNCRNCQVDLGFLKGYLHSFHVVDSIVQRLTEKYPDYQLVITGHSLGGTAATLFGLNYRLNGYSPLVFSAGAPALGNKQFANFADRVFWGSQNPNTLKVKERDIKFCRMTHLGDFVPRFPFWNGYQQMSGEVFINDVRGIYPPRETLQRCNGQQNRQCSFGDQYRKLEMNFKPHSAYLVPGSECSLSGRRELTFGQVHAANDTNKDSDTNIEPDIEPILIPVVQID, from the coding sequence ATGATTGttctacttcttcttctctctgtcgCGTTAAGTAGTCCAATTATGTTGGACCGGTTTGGCGATAGTGTGAACCGCATGATACGAGGCAACAGTGAGGCGTATGAGAGCGGCGAGACACGCGGGGTGTCCCAGGAGTTTGAACAGCGGCTCGTGCGGTACATGTGGTTCAACAATGTGGCTCCATGTGTCCCCAAGAAACTTCAGCATCCATTCAAGTGCATAGCTAGAGGCTGCAAAGAGCTGGGGAAACATACAGAGTTGGTCGACATTTTCACTCATTCAGACAACTTGTTTGATCGCACAATTTCAGGATTTGTGGCTTTGGATcacaagcacaaggagATTGTTCTGGCGTTGAGAGGCACTCAGGATGCCCACGACTGGGTGACAGACCTGCATCTGAGGCTAGTGGGGCTTCATCCCGAGCATCTGGGTGTATCAAACTTCAACTGTCGCAACTGCCAGGTAGACCTGGGCTTTCTCAAGGGATATTTGCATTCGTTCCATGTTGTTGACAGTATTGTTCAGCGTCTGACTGAAAAATACCCCGACTACCAACTGGTGATTACGGGCCATTCACTTGGAGGCACTGCAGCTACGCTCTTTGGACTCAACTACCGACTCAACGGCTATTCTCCCCTAGTTTTTTCGGCTGGAGCTCCGGCACTGGGAAACAAGCAGTTTGCCAACTTTGCCGACCGAGTCTTCTGGGGATCGCAGAACCCCAACACtctcaaggtcaaggagagAGATATCAAGTTCTGTCGCATGACCCATCTGGGTGACTTTGTGCCTCGGTTTCCCTTCTGGAACGGGTACCAGCAAATGTCTGGAGAGGTATTTATCAACGACGTGCGAGGTATATATCCACCCAGGGAGACACTCCAGCGATGCAACGGGCAACAGAATAGACAGTGCTCGTTCGGAGACCAGTACCGCAAGCTGGAAATGAACTTCAAGCCCCACTCGGCGTACTTGGTGCCTGGAAGCGAGTGTTCGCTCAGTGGTAGGAGAGAGTTGACATTCGGACAAGTTCATGCAGCGAATGACACAAACAAGGactcagacacaaacatTGAGCCTGACATTGAACCAATCTTGATACCTGTCGTGCAAATAGACTAA
- a CDS encoding uncharacterized protein (Compare to YALI0B20372g, uniprot|Q9UVT9 Yarrowia lipolytica NADH:ubiquinone oxidoreductase 51 kDa subunit nucleotide-binding subunit of NADH:ubiquinone oxidoreductase) — protein MLRTTLHKRGLARLSRGFATTQDATPKARQYGGLKDQDRIFQNLYDNYGWDLASARKQGDWYKTKELILKGDTWIIDEIKKSGLRGRGGAGFPSGLKWSFMNPPGWEKNEGPRYLVVNADEGEPGTCKDREIMRKDPHKLVEGCLLAGRAMNATAAYIYIRGEFYNEAAVLQTAINEAYAAGLIGKDACGSGYDFDVYIHRGMGAYVCGEETSLIESLEGKAGKPRLKPPFPAGVGLFGRPSTVTNVETVAVAPTILRRGGDWFASFGRERNSGTKLFCISGNVNEPCTVEEEMSIPLRELLEKHCGGIKGGWDNLLGVIPGGCSVPILPKNICEDVLMDFDALKDVQSGLGTAAVIVINKQQDVIRAIQRFAAFYKHESCGQCTPCREGTTWLLKAMDRFRTGQAKEREIDMLYELTKDIEGHTICALGDAAAWPIQGLIRNFRPEMETRMKKFHDEVGAVSVGGWMKDARVEKGKVVGAPLPGVHH, from the coding sequence ATGCTCAGGACCACGCTACACAAACGGGGTCTGGCCCGACTCAGCCGAGGCTTTGCTACCACCCAGGACGCCACCCCCAAGGCCCGTCAGTACGGTGGATTGAAGGACCAGGACCGTATCTTCCAGAACCTGTACGACAACTACGGCTGGGATTTGGCTTCTGCTCGAAAGCAGGGAGATTGGtacaagaccaaggagttGATTCTCAAGGGTGACACGTGGATCatcgacgagatcaagaagaGTGGTCTgcgaggccgaggaggtgcCGGATTTCCCTCCGGTCTCAAGTGGTCCTTCATGAACCCTCCTGGATGGGAGAAGAACGAGGGTCCCCGATATCTGGTTGTCAACGCCGATGAGGGAGAGCCCGGAACCTGCAAGGACCGAGAAATTATGCGAAAGGATCCCCACAAGCTCGTCGAGGGCTGTCTGCTGGCCGGCCGAGCCATGAACGCCACCGCAGCCTACATCTACATTCGAGGCGAGTTCTACAACGAGGCCGCCGTGCTGCAGACCGCCATCAACGAGGCTTACGCCGCCGGTCTCATCGGTAAGGACGCCTGTGGCTCCGGCTACGATTTTGACGTGTACATCCACCGTGGAATGGGTGCCTACGTCTGCGGAGAGGAGACCTCTCTGatcgagtctctggagggCAAGGCTGGTAAGCCCCGTCTCAAGCCCCCGTTCCCTGCCGGTGTCGGTCTGTTCGGCCGACCCTCCACCGTCACTAACGTCGAGACCGTGGCCGTGGCTCCTACCATTCTgcgacgaggaggagactggTTTGCCTCCTTTGGCCGAGAGCGAAACTCCGGAACCAAGCTTTTCTGTATCTCCGGAAACGTCAACGAACCCTGCACagtcgaggaggagatgtcCATCCCTCTGCGagagcttctggagaagcaCTGCGGCGGAATCAAGGGTGGCTGGGACAACTTACTGGGTGTGATTCCCGGTGGATGCTCCGTCCCCATTCTCCCCAAGAACATTTGTGAGGACGTTCTGATGGACTTTGACGCCCTCAAGGACGTGCAGTCCGGTCTGGGAACCGCTGCTGTCATTGTCATCAACAAGCAGCAGGATGTCATTCGAGCCATCCAGCGTTTCGCAGCCTTCTACAAGCACGAGTCGTGTGGTCAGTGCACCCCCTGCCGAGAGGGAACTACCTGgctgctcaaggccatggACCGATTCCGAACCGGccaggccaaggagcgGGAGATTGACATGCTGTACGAGCTGACTAAGGACATTGAGGGCCACACCATTTGCGCTCTCGGTGATGCCGCCGCATGGCCTATCCAGGGTCTCATTCGAAACTTCCGACCGGAAATGGAGACTCGAATGAAGAAGTTCCACGACGAGGTTGGTGCTGTTTCTGTCGGTGGCTGGATGAAGGACGCACGAGTGGAGAAGGGTAAGGTTGTTGGAGCCCCTCTTCCCGGCGTTCATCATTAG
- a CDS encoding uncharacterized protein (Compare to YALI0B20394g, similar to Saccharomyces cerevisiae YER078C; ancestral locus Anc_7.268, similar to uniprot|P40051 Saccharomyces cerevisiae YER078c similarity to E.coli X-Pro aminopeptidase II P2. 410.f2.1), whose protein sequence is MQLTNLIVSKVPFHNHSMIRALKHLNRLQGVRSRSTLATGQPLFETRPHLIKNGDITPGIPALEYFERRLRVADAMPVKSCAVVMGATTKYRSGPVFYDFHQNPDFFYLSGFLEPESALIIEKTGSKPDDVVFHMFVPPKDPQAELWGGARTGEKGAKDFFNADEAYSNNNLMQFKKIVERNDTVFHDSPDVKNVASIFTETVETPLTRMLTQKLVSPLSPIMTKLRAVKSPKEIAVMRAAGSVSANAYNAAYANPFATEKELQVYLESLFLLGGCDKPAYVPVIAGGANALSIHYTRNDDKFGTNDLVLVDAGGQFGGYCADISRTWPVGKDSEGKFTEAQRDLYEAVLDVQKQCIKECSTDKSINDIHEISVRKLHKNLQNVGFNGITLNQTQTLYPHYIGHHLGIDLHDVGKSNRRANLQVGNVITIEPGVYVPYDDKYPKHFQGIGIRIEDNVAITDKGYSVLTEECLKEVDDIEELTQLAYMN, encoded by the coding sequence ATGCAACTAACTAATTTAATAGTCTCTAAGGTACCTttccacaaccacagcatGATTCGGGCACTGAAACACCTCAACCGGCTCCAGGGCGTGCGCTCCCGGTCAACTCTGGCCACCGGACAGCCCCTGTTTGAAACTCGGCCTCACCTGATCAAAAACGGAGACATTACTCCCGGTATTCCTGCTCTGGAGTACTTTGAACGACGTCTTCGAGTGGCTGATGCTATGCCTGTCAAGTCGTGTGCTGTGGTCATGGGAGCCACCACGAAGTACCGATCTGGTCCCGTTTTCTACGATTTCCACCAGAACCCGGATTTCTTCTATCTTTCTGGCTTTCTGGAGCCCGAGTCTGCTCTGATCATTGAGAAGACCGGCTCCAAGCCTGACGATGTTGTCTTTCACATGTTTGTACCTCCCAAGGACCCCCAGGCCGAACTATGGGGTGGTGCTCGCACCGGCGAAAAGGGTGCCAAGGATTTTTTCAACGCCGACGAAGCAtactccaacaacaacctgATGCagttcaagaagattgtggAGCGAAACGATACTGTATTCCACGACTCGCCAGATGTTAAGAACGTGGCTTCTATTTTCACAGAGACAGTGGAGACCCCATTGACCCGAATGCTCACCCAGAAGCTCGTGTCCCCCCTGTCCCCCATCATGACCAAGCTTCGAGCTGTCAAGTCgcccaaggagattgcAGTCATGCGAGCAGCGGGTTCCGTTAGTGCCAATGCTTACAATGCCGCCTACGCCAACCCATTTGCCACTGAAAAGGAGCTGCAGGTGTATCTGGAGTCACTTTTCCTACTGGGTGGATGCGACAAGCCTGCCTACGTTCCTGTCAtcgctggaggagctaaCGCTCTGTCGATTCACTACACCCGCAATGACGACAAGTTTGGAACCAATgatcttgttcttgttgatgcCGGAGGACAGTTTGGAGGCTATTGCGCTGACATCTCTCGAACATGGCCTGTTGGAAAGGATAGCGAGGGTAAGTTCACCGAGGCCCAGAGAGACCTGTACGAGGCTGTTCTTGATGTCCAGAAGCAGTGTATCAAGGAATGCAGCACTGACAAGTCCATCAATGATATCCACGAGATTTCTGTGCGAAAGCTGCACAAGAACCTGCAGAATGTTGGATTCAACGGCATCACTCTCAACCAGACACAGACCCTGTACCCCCACTACATTGGCCACCATCTGGGCATTGATCTGCACGATGTGGGCAAGAGCAACCGACGAGCCAACCTGCAGGTTGGTAACGTCATCACCATTGAGCCTGGTGTGTACGTGCCTTATGATGACAAGTACCCCAAGCACTTCCAGGGTATCGGTATTCGAATTGAGGACAATGTGGCCATTACCGATAAGGGCTACTCTGTGTTGACCGAGGAGTgcctcaaggaggtggacgaTATCGAGGAGCTGACTCAGTTGGCTTATATGAACTAA
- a CDS encoding uncharacterized protein (Compare to YALI0B20416g, similar to uniprot|O94524 Schizosaccharomyces pombe Protein with glutathione S transferase domain), giving the protein MFLRTTLRRIQQTSSHLTTSRLIITRNMSTETQPAEKTKGLGFANKDGHYRRQVSQFRNAISSKPGAEFPPDKDRYHLYVSLACPWAHRVLITRKLKGLEDLITLNVVDWYMDEDGWKFNPEVPGCTPDTVNNAERIREIYFKVNPEYDGRFTVPLLFDKKQGKIVSNESAEIIRFLFTEMDSLIPEKYHVDYYPEKLRPEIDAVNEWIYNDINNGVYKSGFATTQEAYDQNVYQLFKSLDRVEKILGEHKYLVGDTLTEADIRLFTTIVRFDPVYVMHFKCNLGMIRHDYPNIHRWLRDLYWDIPAFKDTTNFEHIKKHYMISHLKQNPYQIVAAGPKENILPKDK; this is encoded by the coding sequence ATGTTCCTCCGCACTACACTACGACGTATTCAACAGACGAGTTCCCATCTAACCACCTCTCGCCTGATCATCACACGCAACATGAGCACCGAAACACAGCCCGCCGAAAAGACCAAGGGTCTTGGTTTCGCCAACAAGGATGGCCACTACCGACGTCAGGTCTCTCAGTTCAGAAACGCCATTTCCTCCAAGCCCGGCGCCGAGTTCCCTCCTGACAAGGATCGATACCACCTGTATGTCTCCTTAGCCTGTCCCTGGGCCCACAGAGTGCTGATCACCCGAAAGctcaagggtctggaggaCCTGATCACTCTCAATGTTGTGGACTGGTACATGGACGAAGATGGGTGGAAGTTCAACCCCGAGGTGCCTGGTTGCACTCCGGACACTGTCAACAATGCGGAGCGAATCCGAGAAATTTACTTCAAGGTAAACCCCGAGTACGATGGCCGATTCACCGTGCCTCTTCTGTTTGACAAGAAGCAGGGCAAGATTGTCAGCAACGAGTCTGCTGAGATCATCCGGTTCCTCTTCACCGAAATGGACTCTCTCATCCCTGAAAAATACCACGTTGATTACTACCCTGAGAAGCTGCGACCCGAGATTGACGCTGTTAATGAGTGGATCTACAACGACATTAACAACGGTGTCTACAAGTCTGGCTTTGCTACTACTCAGGAGGCATACGACCAGAACGTGTACCAGCTGTTCAAGTCGCTGGACCGAGTAGAGAAGATTCTTGGCGAGCACAAGTACCTGGTTGGAGACACCCTGACAGAGGCTGACATCCGGCTCTTCACCACCATTGTGCGATTCGACCCCGTCTATGTGATGCACTTCAAGTGCAACCTGGGCATGATCCGACACGACTACCCCAACATTCACCGATGGCTGAGAGACCTGTACTGGGACATTCCTGCCTTCAAGGACACCACCAACTTTGAGCACATCAAGAAGCATTACATGATTTCTCACCTGAAGCAGAACCCCTACCAAAtcgttgctgctggccccAAGGAGAACATTCTCCCCAAGGATAAATAA
- a CDS encoding uncharacterized protein (Compare to YALI0B20438g, similar to Saccharomyces cerevisiae SER2 (YGR208W); ancestral locus Anc_5.125, similar to uniprot|P42941 Saccharomyces cerevisiae YGR208W Phosphoserine phosphatase (EC 3.1.3.3)), with translation MTNLSYVITLIGKSDIPAEFIASVQEIFAKLSVVSQFEIQLDGSRVLDYSVEIPIGALAELKIDLFDLSTGSGVDIIVQPTENRLKKLFIFDMDSTLIEQEVIELIAARANVEAQVAEITERAMNGELDFNASLAERVALLKGIESTSLFDELKTQLVFTNGVKELCKVLGNTGVKMAVLSGGFTPLAKYVAGELGLDYAHANNLEDEDGKLTGKTYGEIVNGDKKAELLQRIAAENNIELDQVCAVGDGANDLPMMGVAGFGIAWNAKPVVQEKAPSRLNSGSLRDVLYILGYSKGEQEELLK, from the coding sequence ATGACCAACCTCAGCTACGTGATTACTCTCATTGGAAAGAGCGACATTCCCGCGGAGTTCATTGCCTCCGTCCAGGAGATCTTCGCCAAGCTCTCTGTTGTTTCTCAGTTCGAGATCCAGCTTGATGGTAGCCGGGTCCTCGACTACTCCGTTGAGATCCCCATCGGAGCTCTTGCCGAGCTGAAGATTGATCTGTTCGACCTTTCTACCGGTTCTGGTGTTGACATCATTGTTCAACCCACCGAGAACCGActcaagaagctgttcATCTTCGACATGGACTCCACTCTGATCGAGCAGGAGGTGATTGAGCTGATTGCCGCTCGAGCCAACGTTGAGGCCCAGGTTGCTGAGATTACCGAGCGAGCCATGAACGGCGAGCTTGATTTTAACGCCTCTCTGGCAGAGCGAGTCGCTCTTCTGAAGGGAATTGAGTCTACATCTCTGTttgacgagctcaagacccAGCTGGTGTTCACCAACGGAGTCAAGGAACTGTGCAAGGTCCTTGGAAACACTGGTGTTAAGATGGCTGTGCTGTCTGGAGGTTTCACTCCCCTGGCCAAGTATGTGGCTGGAGAACTGGGACTTGATTACGCCCATGCTAACAACCttgaggatgaggacgGAAAACTCACTGGAAAGACCTATGGAGAGATTGTCAACggagacaagaaggccgagtTGCTACAGCGAATTGCAGCCGAAAACAACATTGAGCTCGACCAGGTGTGTGCTGTTGGAGACGGTGCTAACGATCTGCCCATGATGGGTGTTGCTGGCTTTGGTATTGCCTGGAATGCCAAGCCTGTGGTCCAGGAGAAGGCCCCTAGCAGACTCAACTCGGGATCATTAAGAGATGTTCTTTACATTCTGGGCTACTCTAAGGgagagcaggaggagctcttGAAGTGA